ttccaacatgacaacgccaggcctcacacagcacgtctcacaacggctttcctacagaacaacaacattaatgtccttccttggccatcgatatcaccggatttgaacccaattgagcatctatgggacgagttggaccgacgcctccgacagcgacaaccacagccccagaccctgcccgagctggcagcagccttgcaggccgagtgggccaccatcccccgggacgtcatccgtactctggttgcttcaatgggcaggcggtgccaggcagttgtcaacacacgcggaggccacacccggtattgactccagatgaccttgaccttggtggtgtgtcctatcacttactcacaatggactagagtgaattgtgaacaatcctgcaacatttggtaattgtcggactcaccattcaataatgaaatcaattctccaaatgttacgacaatgtggttttgcgtttcttcttttgaagagtatatatatatatatatatatatatatatatatatatatatatatatatatatatatacatataataggACCGTCACAGCTGAGGAACAACTCTACAGTGAAGATGGAAGTGGACACGGTGAGTTACTCACCTTTGTAGAGGTATACCGACAATGTGATGATTGTCACAGCCGAGGAAGAACTCTAGTGAGCAAGATGAGTTACTCACCTGTCTAGAGGTATGCCGACAATGTGATGATTGTCACAGCCGAGGACGAACTCTAGTGAGCAAGATGAGTTACTCACCTGTCTAGAGGTATGCCGACAATGTGATGATTGTCACAGCCGAGGATGATCTCTATAATGAAGATGGAAGTGGACATAGTGAGTTACTCACCTGTCTAGAGATATGTCTACAATGTGAGGATTGTCACAGCTGAGGAAGAACTTTAGTGAGCAAGATGAGTTACTCACCTGTGTAGAGGTATGCCGACAATGTGAGGATTGTCACAGCCGAGGAAGATCTTTATAATGAAGATGGCAGTGGATACAGTGAGTTACTCACCTGTGTGGAGGTATGCCGACAATGTGAGGATTGTCACAGCCGAGGAAGATCTCTATAATGAAGATGGCAGTGGATACGGTACGGTAAGTTACTCACCTATCTGGAGGTATGCCGACAATGTGAGGATTGTCACAGCCGAGGAAGATCTCTACAATGAAGATGGCAGTGGACACGGTGAGTTACTCACCTGTCTAGAGGTATGCCGACAATGTGAGGATTGTCACAGCCGAGGAAGATCTCTATAATGAGATGGCAGTGGACACGGTAAGTTACTCACCTGTGTAAAGGTATGCCGACAATGTGAGGATTGTCACAGCCGAGGAAGATCTCTACAATGAAGATGGAAGTGGACACGGTGAGTTACTCACCTGTATGGAGGTATGCCGACAATGTGCGGATTGTCACAGCCGAGGAAGATCTCTATAACGAAGATGGCAGTGGACACTGTGAGGACGATGAAGACGAGTTTGAGACAGCCCAGTCTCGTCAACTTGAGCTTGTACGTGATGAGCCCACCAGCGATGTTCCCCACCACGGCCGACACAAACTGTTCAATACCTAGCGgtagaaaaaacacacaaaacaccatACAGACCATGGCAGTGACGTCCGTGCAAACATCTATAAAGGCTTATATCTAGACTGGATGCAGCGAGTGCCTGTGGTCCGACAAAACAAAATCGAAATACATTATTAGTTTCAAATAGAGCGTCTAGATTGGATGCATGCGATACGTGCGTCTACAAAACGGATGCGGGCTTGATGAGCCACCCGCAATGAAATactcgtatatggtgtatatatgcccaaaacgcaagccACAGACGCGTCAGACGCAAAGGTCGGACCGTACGCACGCACCGCATCCAATCTATATAATGCTTAAGTTTTAATTCTTATACAGTCATGCACTGGAGGAGACACGAATTTgtgaaaatgcatttaatttaGTGTTGGGGGGTTCATCATCGATTATCGACTATAATCGATTGGCGACAACAGACTAAATTTCGATTACAagatcggttagaattatatgaacataagaaggatttgacTTATAAGGACCATGCACCTGTTGTCGTATGCACCCTACAAATAGCTACTTGTACCTTTAATACCTAGttaataattttgttctttATGTAGACATGAAATCAAACCCAAACCtaagcacatttttaaaaatgagtcttagccttcatattttgttttgcatattTACTTCCTTTACAGTAATATAAATTGATGTGAGATGTATAGTGAATTAACTAATTGTAATATACATGTCTGGGCATTCTTCACATTTAGTGGTGTGTTTTTTCTGGCTCTGTTAAGTGTAACTCACCTAAAATAAAACTTGCCTTGTAAGAAGGAATCATGAACTGATGTTCGACATATTTTGATGCAAATATCACCTCTCCCTCGATGATAAACAAGAACGAGCAGCTTGTAGCCAGGAGTAGCATGAAGACCGGGTTGCAGAAGAGGTTTCTTAGTGATTTCATCAAGTCTGTCAATAATATAGTCAGAATTCACAAACGGAGTAAAGACGGGGTTACACAAGAGGTTTCTTAGTGACTTCATCAATTCTGTCAATAATATAGTCAGAATTCACAAACGGAGTAAAGACGGGGTTACACAAGAGATTTCCTAGTGACTTCATCAAGTCTGTCAATAATATAGTCAGAATTCAGAAACGGAGTAAAGACGGGGTTACACAAGAGGTTTCTTAGTGACTTCATCAAGTCTGTCAATAATATAGTCAGAATTCAGAAACGGAGTAAAGACGGGGTTACACAAGTGACTTCATCAAGTCTGTCAATAATATAGTCAGAATTCAGAAACGGAGTAAAGACGGGGTTACACAAGAGATTTCCTAGTGACTTCATCAAGTCTGTCAATAATATAGTCAGAATTCAGAAACGGAGAAAAGACGGGGTTACACAAAAGGTTTCTTAGTGACTTCATCAAGTCTGTCAATAATATAGTCAGAATTATGAACATGACAAAAGACGTTTCTTGGTTATTTCACCAAGTTGGTGAATAATATATtcagtatgaatgaatgaatgaatgtttaacgacacccctgcacgaacaatttgaaatatattcagAATTCCTAAACGGTTTAAAGACGaggatatatacatatgtatgtatgtatgtgtgtgtgtgtgtgtgtgtgtgtgtgtgtgtgtgtgtgtacatgtatatagaggataataaacgagttaccagttattatcaaatttatgtcccgactgaaataattttcacttgtcacgagcttatttcacgagggacctaaatttgataataacttgtACCAtgtttgttattctgtttattatctcagctatttggggtgttttaaaagcctttattttatatatagccGACctcggctacacgtccatgtatatagaaacgacgtaaactactttactgttctgggtattgttttaactttgtattttattcacggttcacagataattttcaaaccCCCCAAAAATCTATAacgaattgcattaaactaccatttaattacaagtttaacactgcaaccagaaagacgtaaacgcaaacGCGTTAATCTACGTGaagtcattgtgtgtgctttgcgaaatcgtgatgacgtcatatttagtaccgacaaggtgattggtttgttggcgtcaaatcgtccaatagtagtgtacgtcaAACcatgaaattatgatttttattttgcccgttatgagtgcctgctgggataatatatatatacagaacttcacatacgttgttttcgcttcctattgcacgagtttattttgcgcaagaatatataccacgagaccgcgtagaGACCGTGATTTGATTTAATCAAATTTGTGCTTTAAAAAAAGGGTAAAAAATACCTATAAACGCATGGTGCAGCGACCGGTTTTGTAGTTTGATTTCCTCCTTCACACGTCGTCCTTTCAGCTTGCGAGGGAAGAAAAACATGGGGACGGCCGTGCAGACAGACACCCCTCCGAAGATAAGAAACCCCAACCACCAAGCACCAATCCATTTGTGGTGTTCAGGCTGCAGCAGTGAAGCTAAAACAATATCAACCACTGGGTcaaacatatactcttcaaaaaaacaaaaaaacttgacattggtaaaaaataatgctatcggattatttttacagaatcaaaGGCATCGTAAAGATGATCAAGTAAGTGAGCGAATGATGATTCAAAAACACTAGAAAACACATCTGATTCGCATAAAGGTAGCCATAGTGAACGTTTGTACTGAAACGCAAAACGCAACCATCAGAGTTGCACGTGCATCATGGAGTTCTGTAACTCTGAATGCCGAACCATGGTGGGGCATAAAAGGCCACATCAGCAGATTGACGTCAGCtcttagagaataactaacgagctacgaggagttacgaattatctgtcctgagtgaatgaatattgtaaacccgagcctttgttgagggttttacaacattcattcacgagggacagataatttgtaactcctcgtagcgagttggttattctctttagtacccattgtcaattgtaactgatttttaatgtaaacattcctctgcagtctacaacaaatccatcagccattacgtcatataatcttacgcgcattacattacgtaatgtaagtgacgtcatatcaTAACGGCGTTCCTTTCACAGCCAAATgcttacagtacaaaataatacaaccgTATtcgcatttgaaaataattatttttatatattactaaagccgctgcttatgaaaatataccatttcatgtttacgaaacaaatgtgtccatttgtttttgtaaatctttgtagatcgtatgACGTATGTgcaatctgactcatgaatggaaacgtTATAtcaatgaaagtgaagttctggccatggcaagcaaccaaccaaacgtcgtgatttttaagccagccaatcagtggctgcagaagcaatctgcacactgtgcagagatcgaaaaaatattaccccgtatatttgagcccatatgggaaataaaatgcaataaTGCCATTGGGAGATTGCAAGCAGGGGCAACTCAACAACCTCTGGCAAGGCAGTCTGGCGTCTCCAGGCAGACCATCTCTGATGGGCACGGTACAACACCATTCAAAGTGTTAATGACAGGCCAAGGTCAGGTCGTCCCAGTGTAACCGTCGCCGCTCAATATCGATACATCCGGGTGCGTCCTCTTGGAAATCGaaccacaacagcaacaaccacagcgACACAAAGCCCTGGACTACGCAGAATTTCTGACAAGACAGTTCGTAATCGGCTGAGGGAGGCAGGAATGTTCCCTATAAGACCAGTGCGACGTAACGTTTTGACACCACGTTACTTAGCGGAGCGTCTGTAGTGGTGCCAGCACAGGGTGAGATGGACACGTATCAGTCAGGAGTTTCTGCAGCGCCACAACGTCCAAACATTACCTTGGCCTGCCCGTTCGCCGGATTTAAACCCTaatagaacatctatgggatgcaCTGGATCAGCGTGTGCGCCGGAGGAATCCACCACCCCAGACACTTCCGCAACTTCTTACGGCATTGCAGCATGAGTGGCAGAACATTCCACAACGTGTTTGCAACGTTTGATTGCTTCTGTGCGTCGCCGTTGTCAAGCTGTCATCAGGGCTCGTGGTGGTCATAAGcgatactgacattttgcccacacctatgtcacacatatgcttgtgtacatgtttcaggtggattcctagagatactgtttcggacatgtacagagtaatcccCTTCCCATGGCGTCTTGATCTTTGGTTGCTTGTATCGTGTCtactagtttgtttgtttgttgttgttgttttttttattaaaatttgaagagtataatacaTAAAAGATTATAGCTGACACATGTGTAGGCAACATTGTtacagtccttcccacaggaaTTAACCACAAGTTATTTCTGAGacgactgttttctaaattacacacaaaaatagttttaaaaatttgttatttgcaaaatacttttttacttttcttcttacgtcaaaccgaACTGAAATTATATagaaaaaaaactacattttttttttgtaggaggatgggacgaactattgatgtgtatttataaaataaataaatgttaataataataataataataataataataaataataataataataataaaataataaatttgacgttttcagtgttaaactgaTTAATTTACAGATTTATAAATGCATAACTAAAATCTAGCTTGTGCTTCATCCGGTGGACAAGGAAGggggaaaagtttgttttgtttaataccaatcatcggctattggatattaaacattcggtaatttttatatttagtctTAGACAgcaaacacgctacattttgtaatttcaaggaatcttttatatgcaccatcccagagacaggatagcacataccatggccgttgatatacaagtcatggtgcactggctggaacaagaaatatcccaatgggtccaaagacggggatcgaccccagaccgactgcgcatcaaacgATCACtgtttaccactaggctatgtcccgctaCAAAGAAGAGAAAAGAGACGTTTGTCCGACACTAGCCAtcctcaacatattttaaactacaactatttgCTGTCTAGCATACAGTGATCGCGACACGTGGTCTGGGCAAGGTGAAGAAAGAGACCTTTTAGTTTTACATTGGGCTACTGTTGAACAGCAGTAGGTCTAACTGACCTTTTGATGCACTTTTCTATAAACATATACATGCCAGTCATGGTCCACTGATTAAAAGAGGACACAATAACCCCAGCGGGGAGGTCCACCGAGGACGGGCGATTGTACGATTCAGTCACACCCCACATTtactttcaacttattttcgtgcttatattcagttaagtttcaagcacgctgtcctgggcacacacctcagctatctgtccaccGAGGACGGGCGATTGTACGATTCGGTCACACCCCACATTtactttcaatttattttcgtgcttatatacagttacggttcaagcacgccatcctgagcacacacctcagctatctgggctgtctgtccaggacagtgggttagttgttcgttggttagtggttagtgagagagaagagggtgtagtggccttacacctacccgttgagccctttagaactcgctctgggttggagccggtacagcctgtaatccgatggcttaaccactgtgccaccgaggccggtgaccgCTCATCAAACGAGTGTTTTACGactgcgctacgtcccgtcccctagtaatataatattaatactataCCAACTGTTAAGATCAACTGGTATCCGTGCTACCGCTCCGCCCACAGACATCGCCACGGCCGGTCCGATGACACTAACTGTGAAAATGATTCCTAAAATTCACAAAATGACAAGCTTTGAatttcaatacatacatgtcaatTGCTTTTTAAAGCGTTCGATTTATCTAACGAATATATGAATACAACTTTTCTTTTCAGTAAAAGCAAACATGTATATCGATCACCTTTCGGAACATCTCGGCAAACATCGGATTCTCCGCAATCATTTCTGAAATATGAAGATGAACAATATGTCGTGAACCATTACATTTATTAGCGTTACATATTGCGCCCAAATAGTTGAGCTACTATTCGGCaaactaaatcaaaattactcGCTAGCTTCATTTTCTCTTTCAATGAACCGTTTCAAATTATGCGCCAAAATTACCTCATGAAAATTGTGCAATCCTTTAATGTTTTTACGtgatcctacgggacattcaagATTCAATAGTACCAAAATACCCAGAGGAGCCGGCTTAGAcagacacctgcgcccatgacaggcgtgcgctacaacagcttgctctgaatatgcacgttaaaccctatgacctgacctgacctgacttgacTTGACCTGAACTACCCTGCCCTGCTTAAATAGTAATCATTTGAAGAACAAATATTCTATATCAAAATTGACAATTTAGTCTTATCTTAAAAGACCAACCAATATAGATGTTAAAATAGCCATAGTAAAGTAAACACAGAACTCATGTACACACTGGATGCGGCGCCTTTACGCCCGTTtttatgctttaaaaaattGCCACAAAACACAGGTTAAATAtcctttgtttttttgttgttgtttttttgcttacCAAGATACAAACTTGTCTTGGAAGAGTGAGATACATTGTCGTCAACGAAAGCCATGGAAAGTGACATCGAAGGTGATCTGGCCACACCCAGCAGCGCAATTATCATTCCTAGTAAGACAGCCACCCATTGGTCGTTTGACTGATCACGTGACGTATCTGAACAAATATCCAATGATGACATATTACCCATCTGAGAATAGTTCCTGCCAGTACAGAGAGGCGCATCTGAGAAACCGCCGCTGGCTGATGCATTGGCGTCGAAGACGGGTAACGTCGCAGGTTTCATGAAATTACACGCACTCACCAGTATTCCGGATATGCCGCCGAGAATGGCGgtaagggagagaattctgggTATGTGACCACGTTGACCAAAATGTCCGAATGGCAACACGGTAACGAGAAAGCCCAACTCAAAACAACCAATGAGAGCTCCAATTGTGGTGCTGTTTAGACCGAATTGTTTCTCTATTGAGGAAATCTGAGACCCAATGTACACTTCCATCGCTGTCAGAGGCATCAGCGACAGAGAGAAAACGAAAGTGAAAGTGTTAATATTCGCCAACCACGCCAGTCTCTTCGGTCGGCAACGTCCGACACCACAGGAAGTGATGTCATCGTCATTCACTTCAAGAACCCTTTTATTTGAGTCGTTCTCAGatttgctgttgctgttgctgtcaTTTGGTTCAGTAAGTGATTTAAGTTCCTGTGACGTCATTGCTGCACATCTATTTCTAGTTCGAGAAGATTAGCTTTGTCAgcttaaagaaaaaaaaaaaaaaaaaaaagaagagaggaaAATTAAACGTCacataattttcttttaaaacaccTATAATGAAAAATACACTCAAGCGACGCTAACGTTTGCGAATTATTTGTCTGGGCCACGATGTGTTaagcacataaaccagtctTGCGAACGTCTTTCtgttcggtctggctgaactcgggcCTACGTTCCTGGGCATTTTACTGGTTTCCAAAGGGTTCATTCGgcttatttttcatttctttttaacttatttccgtgcttatatccagttaaggttcaagcacgcagcACTGGGTACAcccgtcagctatctgggctggctgtccagggccccgttccacgaagcgatcttagcactaagatcaccttagtgcataaggtagctatgcacttacggtgatcttagggctaaggtcgctttgtggaacggtgccctggacagtgggttaattgttagtggttagtgaagagggtgtagtagccttacacccacccattgagcctttaagaactcgctgtGGGTTGGAggcggtacagggctgcgaaccatgtacctaccagcctgttgtccgatggcttaaccacgacgccaccgaggccggttcactCGGCTTAATGTGTACCGGAAAAGCCAGTCTCAAGCGTAAGCGACATACGGTTGGCTAAACTTGCCCCAGCTGACCAAGCACTGGTTGCTAGAACCACGTGACCAATTAATCGAGAATAAGTTTCACAATCGAGTAAAACCAAATTTTAATACATATCTTTAATACAAGATACAGTGATTACGTAGTGTGTAGTGTTACGCACTATTGCACAGTGCGTAATAGTGCAATAGTGCATAATACGtattggaagaaaatgttttatttaacgacgcactcaacacattttatttacggttatatggcgtcagacatatggttaaggaccacacaaacattaagataggaaacccgctgtcgccgcttcatgggctactcttttcgattagcagcaagggatctttcatatgcaacatcccacaaacaggatagtacttacaacggcctttggtataccagtcgtggtgcactggctgggacggggatcgatccgacaCCGATtacgcatcgagtgagcgctgtaccggttatatggcgtcagacatatggttaaggaccatagagaggaaaccttctgtcgccacttcatgggctactcttttcaattagtagcaagggatagttttatatgcaacatcatacagagaggatagtacatgATATCACggtctttattacaccagttgcaCAACAAGTAAAGTAATTATAGTTGTTGGGTTAAGTATACTTGTAACAACTAatatattgtgggtagaatgatggaaatacatagtaaaCACATTTCAGGCTAGCTCAGTATGCCCGAATATCCCTATCGTTTTTAaacgaatttgaggattttcatACACACTTATGTTGGTGAGTGATGTCCTGTGAGATCGGTATTCATCCCTCCCATGGAGCGGGGGtgatggggaggggggagggaagaGTACGTATTGGGCGTGTATCAGGAAAATCAAGCGATGGGCACTGCAATACTGTTAAACATAAAacagacaaaatatatataaatatatattttgttggacAATATCCGAGTTTTATCtacttgtatatttttatttgcagtTAAACAGATCTAACAGCGATTTGatcaatattattttgtcacaggttttaaagggacattcctgagtttgctgcattgtaagatgtttccgactaataaaatatttcaacattaaacttacttattacctatattttcttgtttagaatatcagtgtctctacattcaatgtgtttctggtcgtcttaatatttttaaaaagcccaaactggattttgtcttcaaataatttcgtaataaaatgaaatataacctagcacaaatattagaatgatcagaaacacgtttaatatacagccactaatattttatacagaaaaatatatttgatatgtaattacaatcgttaaaaagtcttttagTCAATaagatcttaaaaattgcaacaaattcaggaatgtccctttaacgtacACGGTCCTCTAAGAACAaacataaaagtttgttttgtttaacgaccccactaaagcacattgatttattcaccaTCGGCTGTTAAACTTAACACATTTCGTAAATATGACacgtagtcttagaaagaaaacccgctatattttttcattagtagcaagggacattttatatgcaccatctcacaaacaggatagcacataccacggcttttgatacgccagtcgtggtgcactggttttaccatagtttgacacccaatggccgatgtatttttcgtgctggggtgtcgttaaacattcattcctagcctggtgcactggttggaacgataaatagccgaatgggcccacatatggggatcgatcctagaccgaccacgcatcaggcgagcgctttaccacttggctacgtcccgcccctgaaagAACAAGGCACGGTACTAGCTCAAAATAACACTCTAGTTTTGATGACTGAAATTAGACaacttattgtttattgtttgaattattaatttccgtacatcAGAGGTATTTCTGGACATAGGTGTTTCTGATACCACAAAAtgctgtttgtttgttgttttttaaatgctcATACCTGAGAAGTATCTAAAGCTAGGCGGTATTGAACTTTCAGGTTCagtatcggtatcggtattttTGGGGCGATACAATACCGAATGGCGATACCGATACTGATACCGATATCTATCGGTATTTTCGATATACttggctttaaagggacagtcctgaggtTACAACCTTTGTAAAATGCCTTTTCAATGACGtatcatacaaattaaatacactttcttatttaaaatatcagtgtttctgtttacaaggtgtttgttgttgtgctaATGCTTATAGTAGTCCAAACCggatttcgtacgtacgaacaaatatatatcacgaattaaagcaaacacattcaatatacagacacaggtattctatcccccccccccccccccaccaccaccaccaccaccacacacaccaataattctgaataaaaaaatattattggtagtaaatcttaaggcagagatgaattttacttgcagaatgcaggaaattacatttcaggacatctagttttcataAGTTTACGGGAGAGGATACCCCACGAACCCCTTTGAAACTGCTGTGAGCTCGATCTCAGTCagacataccccccccccccccccccccccccccccaaccacacACACCGCAATCTTTACTCGTCACCTGTCACTCAGCAGACGACAGATCACAGCCTCGATGTGCGCTGTTGAAATATACAGCCTAATATCTTGACTTCAGTTGACCCCAACTACtcgaaaaaactatttttaaaatataggcCACAACTGCAGCGACTCTTCCGACACAATGTTGTCACACAGTCCCTGCACGATGACATACTGTGTATAGGTAATACGTGCTCTAACATACGACTGCCGGGATACTATAATTGCAATAGGTACTTACCTGCCATGTGCGTGTACTGGCAAAACAGAGCACTGTTTCAAGTTTGAGAACTCTAGTAATAGGATACCGAGAC
Above is a genomic segment from Gigantopelta aegis isolate Gae_Host chromosome 7, Gae_host_genome, whole genome shotgun sequence containing:
- the LOC121377774 gene encoding solute carrier organic anion transporter family member 2A1-like is translated as MTSQELKSLTEPNDSNSNSKSENDSNKRVLEVNDDDITSCGVGRCRPKRLAWLANINTFTFVFSLSLMPLTAMEVYIGSQISSIEKQFGLNSTTIGALIGCFELGFLVTVLPFGHFGQRGHIPRILSLTAILGGISGILVSACNFMKPATLPVFDANASASGGFSDAPLCTGRNYSQMGNMSSLDICSDTSRDQSNDQWVAVLLGMIIALLGVARSPSMSLSMAFVDDNVSHSSKTSLYLGIIFTVSVIGPAVAMSVGGAVARIPVDLNTSLLQPEHHKWIGAWWLGFLIFGGVSVCTAVPMFFFPRKLKGRRVKEEIKLQNRSLHHAFIDLMKSLRNLFCNPVFMLLLATSCSFLFIIEGEVIFASKYVEHQFMIPSYKASFILGIEQFVSAVVGNIAGGLITYKLKLTRLGCLKLVFIVLTVSTAIFVIEIFLGCDNPHIVGIPPYSNNNLSSCLCDVTSYYPICGNDGVSYFSPCVAGCKQQTGTTFTNCSLISGGLADAGICETGCSFLYYYMATDLAVILIATMCMTPLGICFMRTVDDCDKSLSLALNSFLNSLLGFLPAPILYGMVVDSACKVWHTTCGVANECALYDIEKLRTRLKCLSTIGQCVGSALVLAAFLVLRRKDGAKSRRTPDVDTADKGLDVDTAEEREKLQEPGESVLKT